A region from the Bacteroidales bacterium genome encodes:
- a CDS encoding Bro-N domain-containing protein, with protein sequence MKDIKIFESKKIRSNWDSEQEKWYFSVVDIIEILTDSPRPRKYWSALKSKLKLEGSELSQNLGQLKMQSEDGKFYLTDVADTEQLFRLIQSIPSPKAEPFKQWLAKVGYERIEESQDPEKSIDRAMENYLALGYSSAWINQRLKSIEVRKELTDEWEKRGVKKGQDFATLTDIITQAWSGNTVGQYKKFKGLKKENLRDNMTNLELVLNMLAEATTTEISKENNPKTFDDNKRIAKKGGEIAGDTRKKIEQQTGKKIVSPQNAKLLKESKENKRIK encoded by the coding sequence ATGAAGGATATTAAAATATTTGAAAGTAAAAAGATACGTTCAAATTGGGATAGTGAACAGGAGAAATGGTACTTTTCTGTTGTTGATATTATTGAAATTTTAACTGATAGTCCAAGACCACGAAAATATTGGAGTGCTTTAAAATCTAAGTTAAAACTGGAAGGGAGTGAGTTGTCCCAAAATTTGGGACAACTGAAAATGCAATCTGAAGATGGAAAGTTTTACTTAACAGATGTGGCTGATACTGAACAATTATTTCGATTAATACAATCAATCCCTTCTCCGAAGGCAGAGCCATTTAAACAATGGTTGGCAAAAGTTGGGTACGAGAGAATAGAAGAAAGTCAAGATCCGGAAAAGTCAATTGATAGGGCTATGGAGAATTATTTGGCTTTAGGGTATAGCTCGGCTTGGATAAATCAACGATTAAAAAGTATAGAGGTTAGAAAAGAATTAACCGATGAATGGGAAAAAAGAGGTGTTAAAAAAGGACAAGATTTTGCCACACTTACAGATATTATTACACAAGCCTGGAGTGGAAATACGGTTGGGCAGTATAAGAAGTTTAAAGGGTTAAAAAAGGAAAATCTACGAGATAATATGACTAATCTTGAACTTGTGCTAAATATGTTGGCAGAAGCAACAACTACAGAAATAAGCAAGGAAAATAACCCCAAAACTTTTGATGATAATAAAAGAATTGCCAAAAAAGGCGGTGAAATAGCAGGAGATACCAGAAAGAAAATTGAACAACAAACAGGGAAGAAAATTGTCAGCCCACAAAATGCTAAATTATTGAAAGAGTCAAAGGAGAATAAACGAATTAAATAG
- a CDS encoding DUF4440 domain-containing protein — protein MILFVFVVIGCSRSNFDKDKTEIKAVMDKQSQCWSNGDIDGFMDGYWKSDSLRFLGRRGLTKGWQTTLDNYKKSYPDKQTMGRLKFTHISFEPLNDKQMFVVGKWALEREKDTLKGFYSLLWKKIDGRWKVIFDHTN, from the coding sequence ATCATCCTATTTGTTTTTGTTGTTATTGGCTGCTCAAGAAGTAACTTTGATAAAGATAAAACTGAAATCAAAGCGGTAATGGACAAACAATCCCAGTGCTGGAGCAATGGCGATATTGATGGGTTTATGGATGGTTATTGGAAATCCGATAGTTTAAGGTTTTTAGGTAGACGAGGCCTTACAAAGGGCTGGCAGACAACATTAGATAATTACAAAAAATCGTACCCCGATAAACAAACCATGGGAAGGCTTAAATTCACCCACATATCATTTGAACCATTGAATGATAAACAAATGTTTGTTGTTGGCAAATGGGCTCTTGAAAGGGAAAAAGACACCCTAAAAGGATTCTATTCTTTGCTTTGGAAAAAAATTGATGGTCGATGGAAGGTAATCTTCGACCATACAAATTAG